Below is a window of Raphanus sativus cultivar WK10039 unplaced genomic scaffold, ASM80110v3 Scaffold1343, whole genome shotgun sequence DNA.
TCAAATCTAACCGTTTAATTTAGTGAAGATGGGTAAAAACGGACGGCTCAGATGGAACCCTTTCAGCCACAAATCgacttcctcctcctcctcttcatctACAcgacaacagcaacaacaacaacaacctccGATTGAATTCATCTGTCCGATTTCGAAAACCATAATGTCCGACCCCGTCGTCGTATCTTCCGGTCAAACCTTCGAACGTGTCTCTGTTCAAGTCTGTCTCGACTTAGCCTTCATCCCCAAACTCACCGACCACGACGACGACGACTCTCCACCAGATTTCTCCACCGTAATCCCTAACCGCAACATGAAATCGACCATCGACGGCTGGTGCGACTCCGTCGGCGTCGAACGTCCTCATCCGCCGGATTACTCCGCCGTCGAAACCAATCTCCGGCAACAGATGCCTCCCTCCTCGGAGGTGGAGATTCGCGTCTCGGAGCAGGAGCTTCTAAGAGCTGTAGCCGACCGAGCTCCGGTGATATACCACCACGCTGACTCAGAGCTCATGAACCGGAGGAGACTCGACAACTCAAGCTCTTCGGATGAATCGGTAATCGTGGCCCACCAAAGCCCATTTATCACTCCTCTTCCTCTAACCACCAGGCCCGCTTGCTTCTccccttcctcttcctcctccgaaATCGAAATTCTGAACTATTCTCCAGAAGAGGAAGAGATCTACACCAAGCTGAAAAGCTCCGACGTGTTCGACCAAGAACAAGGTTTAATCATGATGAGGAAGATGACTCGGACCAAAGACGAAGCTAGGGTTTCGCTGTGCTCTTCCAGGATCCTCTCTCTCCTCAAGTTTATGATCGTTTCGAGATATAGTTTAGTGCAGACGAACTCTCTTGCTTCTCTAGTGAATCTGTCTCTGGAGAAGACTAATAAGTTGACGATCGTACGGTTAGGATTCGTCCCTTTATTGATAGACGTTTTGAAATCTGGTTCTAAGGAGGCGCAGGAACATGCAGCCGGGTCGATATTTAGTCTCTCGTTGGAAGACGATAATAAAATGCCGATTGGAGTTTTGGGCGCGCTTCAGCCGCTTCTCCACGCGCTTAGAGCGGCGGAGAGTGACCGTACGCGCCACGACGCGGGTTTGGCTCTGTATCATTTGTCTTTGAACCAGACGAATAGGTTGAAGCTGGTGAGGCTTGGAGCTGTACCGGTTCTTTTCTCGTTGGTTCGGTCTGGTGAGTCAGCGAGTAGAGCGCTTTTGGTTATTTGTAACTTGGCTTGCTGTAGCGAGGGGCGGTCGGCGATGCTCGATGCCAACGCGGTGGCGATTCTTGTAGGGAAGCTGAGGGAGGAGGAGAGGAGGAGGGAGGAGAGTCGGTCTTCGGCGGCGGCGAGGGAGAATTGCGTGGCGGCGTTGTTCGCTTTGAGTCATGAGAGTTTGAGGTTCAAGGGGTTGGCTAAGGAGGCGAGGGTGGTGGAAGTGTTGAAGGAAGT
It encodes the following:
- the LOC130504074 gene encoding U-box domain-containing protein 38-like → MGKNGRLRWNPFSHKSTSSSSSSSTRQQQQQQQPPIEFICPISKTIMSDPVVVSSGQTFERVSVQVCLDLAFIPKLTDHDDDDSPPDFSTVIPNRNMKSTIDGWCDSVGVERPHPPDYSAVETNLRQQMPPSSEVEIRVSEQELLRAVADRAPVIYHHADSELMNRRRLDNSSSSDESVIVAHQSPFITPLPLTTRPACFSPSSSSSEIEILNYSPEEEEIYTKLKSSDVFDQEQGLIMMRKMTRTKDEARVSLCSSRILSLLKFMIVSRYSLVQTNSLASLVNLSLEKTNKLTIVRLGFVPLLIDVLKSGSKEAQEHAAGSIFSLSLEDDNKMPIGVLGALQPLLHALRAAESDRTRHDAGLALYHLSLNQTNRLKLVRLGAVPVLFSLVRSGESASRALLVICNLACCSEGRSAMLDANAVAILVGKLREEERRREESRSSAAARENCVAALFALSHESLRFKGLAKEARVVEVLKEVEERGTERAREKARKILQLMRERVPEEDDDDGEGTVDWDRVILDSNGSIRSRFRDGGGGRNRMVTQNSSGF